A genomic region of Methanobacterium sp. SMA-27 contains the following coding sequences:
- a CDS encoding homoserine dehydrogenase: MKLCIIGFGAVGKGVSRVISMKKEILKEKYGLDISVVAVTDRSGAAINPDGLDTDLLIETKEKTGKISEYPEYGVPDVTGIHVLNQVDYDCLIEVTPTNIDDGEPAKSHILTAMKDGKDVVTSNKGPLSLCFSELIEAANSNNSIFKYEASVGGAMPIINFAHETLAGNEISSVQGILNGTCNYILSRMANEGSPYVQTLNEAQELGIAETDPYQDVEGIDAACKIVILANSVLNMNVSLKDVQIEGISRITPESISLAKKEGFLIKLIGEASHNNLEVSPRLVREGSPFAVDGTLNVATLRTDLADDVTVAGKGAGSIETASAILSDIISIWKSSL, from the coding sequence ATGAAATTATGTATCATTGGTTTCGGAGCAGTTGGAAAGGGAGTTTCAAGGGTAATCTCAATGAAAAAAGAGATTCTCAAGGAGAAATATGGTCTTGATATCAGCGTTGTGGCTGTAACAGACAGATCAGGAGCAGCAATAAATCCAGATGGACTGGACACAGATTTATTGATTGAAACCAAAGAAAAAACTGGTAAAATATCCGAATACCCTGAATACGGTGTTCCAGATGTAACAGGAATACATGTACTAAACCAAGTGGATTATGACTGTCTTATCGAAGTAACACCAACTAATATAGATGATGGTGAACCAGCAAAATCACATATACTAACTGCAATGAAGGATGGTAAAGATGTTGTAACATCAAACAAGGGACCACTTTCTTTATGTTTCAGTGAACTCATAGAAGCAGCCAATTCAAATAATTCAATATTTAAATATGAAGCCTCTGTAGGAGGTGCAATGCCCATTATAAATTTTGCCCATGAAACACTGGCAGGAAATGAAATATCTTCTGTACAGGGAATCTTGAATGGAACATGTAATTACATTCTTTCAAGAATGGCAAATGAAGGATCTCCATACGTCCAAACTCTTAATGAAGCTCAGGAGTTAGGTATAGCCGAGACAGATCCATATCAAGATGTGGAAGGTATAGATGCTGCATGTAAAATAGTGATACTAGCAAACTCTGTATTAAATATGAATGTGAGTTTAAAAGATGTTCAAATAGAAGGTATTTCACGAATTACACCCGAATCAATATCACTTGCTAAAAAAGAGGGTTTTCTAATCAAACTTATAGGTGAAGCATCTCACAATAATCTGGAAGTATCTCCAAGGCTTGTTAGAGAAGGATCACCTTTTGCAGTTGATGGTACATTGAATGTTGCCACCCTTAGAACAGACCTTGCAGACGATGTTACTGTAGCAGGTAAAGGAGCCGGATCCATTGAAACTGCCTCTGCAATTTTAAGCGATATCATAAGTATATGGAAATCCAGTTTATAA
- a CDS encoding cofactor-independent phosphoglycerate mutase: protein MKYIVVIGDGMSDLPIKELNGLTPLQSSETPNMDLIASKGVSGMLKTVPDDLNPGSDVANLSIMGYNPKKYYTGRGPLEAPSVGAKLDEGDVAFRCNLITEDNGILADFNAGHISTVEASELIETLNQKFYHYGKFYLGTSYRHLFVLKDEKSASLNSTPPHDVVGENIEVNLLKPAHDKNAVLLNKIMEESKDILIKHPVNEKRIAEGNLPANMIWLWGQGVKPSMPSFSDKYGLKGATVTGVDLVKGLGIYMGLNNIHVPGATGYLDTDYCGKAKYALEALETHDLIFIHVEAPDEASHSGDLKEKIMAIERIDNRILGKILDEVPGYDEYCVAILPDHPTPISLKTHTNDPVPYSMCSTSNSCDGVTKYDEFSARKGVMGIKPGYEFIKSLINYSNHE, encoded by the coding sequence ATGAAATATATTGTAGTTATAGGGGATGGTATGTCAGATCTCCCCATCAAGGAATTAAACGGTTTAACACCACTTCAAAGTTCTGAAACTCCAAACATGGATTTAATTGCATCAAAGGGAGTTAGTGGAATGCTTAAAACTGTTCCAGATGATCTTAATCCAGGATCCGATGTTGCGAACCTTTCAATTATGGGTTACAATCCAAAGAAGTATTATACAGGAAGAGGGCCACTGGAAGCACCAAGTGTTGGTGCGAAATTAGATGAAGGAGACGTCGCATTCAGATGCAATTTAATAACAGAAGATAACGGAATACTTGCAGATTTTAATGCAGGACATATCAGTACTGTTGAAGCATCAGAACTTATAGAAACCCTGAATCAAAAATTTTATCATTATGGAAAATTTTATTTAGGTACCAGCTACAGGCATCTTTTTGTATTAAAGGATGAAAAATCGGCTTCTCTTAACTCAACACCCCCACACGATGTTGTTGGAGAAAATATTGAAGTAAATCTTCTAAAACCTGCTCATGATAAAAATGCTGTTTTGCTCAATAAAATAATGGAAGAATCTAAGGATATACTCATAAAACATCCGGTTAATGAGAAACGTATTGCAGAGGGCAATTTACCTGCTAATATGATCTGGTTATGGGGACAGGGAGTTAAACCATCCATGCCCAGTTTTTCAGATAAATATGGGCTTAAAGGTGCCACAGTTACAGGTGTTGATCTTGTTAAGGGTCTTGGTATTTATATGGGTCTCAATAATATCCATGTTCCGGGCGCTACAGGATATTTAGATACGGATTATTGTGGAAAGGCTAAATATGCTCTTGAAGCATTGGAAACTCATGATCTAATTTTTATTCATGTGGAAGCACCCGATGAAGCGAGTCATTCAGGAGATCTTAAAGAAAAAATTATGGCAATAGAACGCATAGACAATAGAATTTTGGGCAAGATCCTTGATGAAGTTCCGGGATATGATGAATATTGTGTTGCTATTCTCCCTGATCATCCTACACCCATATCACTGAAAACCCATACAAATGACCCTGTACCATATTCAATGTGTTCAACATCAAATTCATGCGATGGCGTAACAAAATATGATGAATTTTCAGCAAGAAAAGGCGTTATGGGAATTAAACCTGGCTATGAATTCATTAAAAGCTTAATTAATTATTCAAATCATGAATAG
- a CDS encoding Mur ligase family protein, which produces MTPSILFGKITKFALNIVGMTGTALPGKVAMIINPDLLLILNSRCKRKVIITGTNGKTTTNNLINHILNSEYEDILSNLMGANMPQGVASAFLNNTKKVYDWGIFEVDEGSFPDVVKYIEPDYVVITNFFRDQLDRFGEIENTSNIVYEAIKPLNTTLILNADDPMVSNFKDLGKKNVYYGVEQTKFSSKTQRVVESRFCPICSNNLEYEYFNYGQLGRYKCNSCDFKNPNYNYRVSEIEYHDDSYHFKVDNSKGQTNDVIFRYDGIYNAYNCCAAIAFSIEAGLDMEQVVERIDNFDYKLGRMENFEFQDKIVKIVLVKNPIGLSEVIKSISNDKRKKSLLFILNDNPADGTDVSWIWDANVEAINDIDNLTSIHCSGIRANDIALRIKYSESSKNNMEINDNMEESIENVLREDVEIIYILPTYTAVFLTRDYIMGHLNHTNARIPRIKELIKSKIGT; this is translated from the coding sequence TTGACACCATCAATTTTATTTGGTAAAATTACAAAATTTGCATTGAATATTGTTGGTATGACTGGAACTGCACTTCCAGGTAAAGTTGCAATGATAATCAATCCTGATCTTCTACTTATTTTAAATTCAAGATGTAAAAGGAAAGTAATTATAACGGGTACCAATGGTAAAACAACAACCAACAATCTTATAAATCATATATTAAACTCTGAGTACGAAGACATTTTGTCAAATCTAATGGGTGCAAATATGCCCCAAGGTGTTGCAAGTGCATTTTTAAACAACACAAAAAAAGTATATGATTGGGGTATATTTGAGGTTGATGAAGGATCGTTTCCCGATGTTGTAAAATATATAGAACCCGACTACGTTGTTATAACCAATTTCTTCAGGGATCAACTCGATAGATTTGGTGAAATAGAGAACACGTCGAATATTGTTTATGAGGCAATTAAACCGTTAAATACAACTTTAATTTTAAATGCTGACGATCCAATGGTTTCTAATTTTAAAGATCTTGGAAAAAAGAATGTATATTACGGTGTTGAACAAACAAAATTCAGCTCAAAAACACAGCGGGTTGTTGAATCACGTTTCTGTCCAATCTGTTCAAATAATCTCGAATATGAATACTTCAACTATGGACAGTTAGGTAGATATAAATGCAATAGCTGTGACTTTAAAAATCCTAATTACAACTACAGGGTATCTGAAATTGAATACCATGATGATTCATACCATTTCAAGGTTGATAATTCCAAAGGTCAGACAAATGACGTTATCTTTAGATATGATGGTATTTACAATGCCTATAACTGCTGTGCTGCCATTGCATTTTCAATTGAAGCCGGTTTAGACATGGAGCAAGTAGTAGAAAGAATTGATAACTTTGATTACAAACTTGGTAGAATGGAAAACTTTGAGTTCCAAGATAAAATTGTTAAAATTGTACTGGTAAAAAATCCCATAGGACTTTCAGAAGTAATTAAAAGTATTTCCAACGACAAGAGAAAAAAATCTCTTTTATTCATTCTTAATGATAATCCTGCTGATGGAACAGATGTTTCATGGATATGGGATGCAAATGTTGAAGCTATTAATGATATTGATAATCTGACATCTATACACTGCTCAGGAATAAGGGCAAACGACATTGCTCTCAGAATCAAGTACTCTGAAAGCAGCAAAAATAATATGGAGATTAACGATAACATGGAAGAATCAATTGAAAATGTGCTCAGAGAAGACGTTGAAATTATTTACATACTTCCCACCTACACAGCAGTTTTCCTGACCCGTGACTATATTATGGGACATCTAAACCATACAAATGCCCGTATCCCAAGGATCAAAGAGTTGATCAAATCAAAGATAGGTACCTAA
- a CDS encoding type 1 glutamine amidotransferase: MELNIFHMYPDLLNLYGDIGNVTCLKKRCEWRGIKINIVDFSLGNEADINCADILFMGGGSDRGQNIVYSHFLKYKNDVSNAIEDSSVFLAICGGYQLLGESYIDANGMKIPGLGVFDYTTESEEKRLIGNIIIKNKLGLNPKTIVGFENHGGRTYHDYNALGSVVVGNGNNGKDELEGMIYKNCLGTYLHGPLLPKNPHLADHIILTALKRKYDIKSLDVINDDLEYAAHEKVFELYTNGKV, translated from the coding sequence ATGGAATTAAATATATTTCATATGTATCCCGACCTTTTAAATCTATATGGGGATATAGGAAATGTAACATGCCTTAAAAAGAGGTGTGAATGGAGGGGAATAAAGATTAACATCGTTGATTTTTCACTTGGAAACGAGGCAGATATCAATTGTGCAGACATACTATTCATGGGCGGTGGCTCAGATAGGGGCCAGAACATTGTTTACTCTCACTTTTTAAAGTATAAAAATGATGTAAGCAATGCAATTGAGGATAGCTCTGTTTTTCTCGCAATATGCGGTGGATACCAGCTTTTAGGTGAAAGTTACATAGATGCCAATGGTATGAAAATTCCAGGGCTGGGAGTATTCGACTACACAACTGAAAGTGAAGAGAAAAGACTTATTGGAAATATTATAATTAAAAATAAACTTGGATTAAATCCCAAAACCATTGTAGGCTTTGAAAACCATGGTGGCAGAACATATCATGATTACAATGCACTTGGTTCTGTTGTTGTTGGTAACGGTAACAATGGTAAAGATGAACTAGAGGGAATGATATATAAAAACTGCTTAGGAACCTACCTTCACGGCCCTTTACTTCCAAAAAATCCCCATTTAGCTGATCACATCATATTAACAGCTTTAAAACGTAAATATGATATCAAAAGTCTTGATGTTATAAACGATGACTTGGAATATGCTGCTCATGAAAAGGTTTTTGAACTGTATACCAATGGGAAGGTTTAG
- the pyrG gene encoding glutamine hydrolyzing CTP synthase: protein MVTGGVVSSIGKGITAASIGRILRSYGVDVTAIKIDPYLNWDSGTLNPYQHGEVFVTEDGMETDLDLGHYERFLDVNLSGECNITTGKVYSSVINKERKGNYLGACVQIIPHITDEIKAMVRKTADKTQAEVVLVEVGGTVGDIESQPFLEALRQLRNEEGHDNVMFVHVTYVPYLRAAGEFKTKPTQHSTKELRGTGITPDMIICRSELPIDNHLKEKIAHFCDVDKNAVINAPDVHSIYEIPLILNSENVGEYIIDRIKIEARKPDLYEWSRIVESLKIDESRITVGIIGKYVELEDAYISIRESLKHAAAELGVKVDIEWIRAEDSVNREKLDHFDALLIPGGFGERGISGKLDAVRYSIEKEIPIFGICLGMQCMVVEFARMHGFEGANSTEFDENAKHPVIDIMLEQKKIKNMGGTMRLGSYPCKVEGGTIAHDAYKEDVVSERHRHRFEFNNDYRDILVEKGLTISGTSPDNFLVEIVEIKDHPWFLGCQFHPEFKSRPNKAHPIFKSFMKAAIVKKRSN from the coding sequence GTGGTTACTGGTGGTGTTGTTAGTTCAATAGGAAAGGGAATTACAGCTGCTTCTATAGGTAGAATTTTACGGTCATATGGTGTCGATGTAACAGCCATCAAAATTGATCCATATTTAAACTGGGATTCAGGAACACTGAACCCATATCAGCATGGAGAGGTTTTTGTAACAGAAGATGGTATGGAAACAGACCTTGATCTAGGACATTATGAACGATTTCTGGACGTAAATCTATCCGGAGAATGCAACATTACAACGGGAAAGGTTTATTCATCTGTTATAAATAAGGAAAGGAAAGGAAATTACCTTGGAGCATGTGTCCAAATTATTCCCCATATCACAGATGAAATAAAAGCCATGGTTAGAAAAACGGCTGATAAAACCCAGGCAGAAGTTGTTCTTGTTGAAGTGGGCGGTACTGTTGGAGATATAGAAAGCCAACCATTTTTAGAGGCACTAAGACAACTCCGTAACGAAGAGGGCCATGACAATGTGATGTTTGTACACGTTACATACGTACCTTATCTCAGGGCTGCAGGGGAATTTAAAACTAAACCAACACAACACAGTACCAAAGAATTAAGGGGTACAGGTATCACTCCAGATATGATAATTTGTAGATCTGAACTACCTATAGACAACCATCTAAAGGAGAAGATTGCACATTTCTGTGATGTTGATAAAAATGCGGTTATAAATGCTCCAGATGTTCATTCAATCTATGAGATCCCATTAATACTAAACAGCGAAAATGTTGGAGAGTATATAATTGACAGGATAAAAATAGAGGCAAGAAAACCCGATTTATATGAATGGAGCAGGATTGTTGAATCCCTTAAAATTGATGAATCAAGGATTACTGTTGGAATTATAGGAAAATATGTTGAACTTGAAGATGCCTATATAAGTATAAGGGAATCATTGAAACATGCTGCAGCTGAATTGGGTGTTAAAGTAGATATAGAATGGATAAGAGCAGAAGACAGTGTTAACAGGGAAAAACTCGATCACTTTGATGCATTACTGATACCTGGGGGTTTTGGTGAAAGGGGTATCTCAGGAAAACTAGATGCTGTTAGGTATTCAATTGAAAAAGAGATACCTATATTTGGAATATGCCTTGGAATGCAATGTATGGTGGTAGAATTTGCCAGAATGCATGGCTTTGAAGGTGCAAACAGTACTGAATTTGATGAAAATGCCAAACATCCTGTTATTGACATAATGCTTGAGCAAAAAAAGATAAAAAATATGGGCGGTACAATGAGGCTGGGTTCCTATCCATGTAAAGTTGAAGGGGGAACAATTGCACATGATGCATATAAAGAAGATGTTGTTAGCGAACGTCACAGGCACAGATTTGAATTCAACAATGATTATCGTGATATACTAGTTGAAAAGGGTTTAACAATTTCCGGTACTTCTCCAGATAATTTTCTGGTTGAAATTGTAGAAATAAAGGATCATCCATGGTTTTTAGGTTGTCAGTTCCATCCTGAATTTAAGTCAAGACCTAACAAGGCACATCCAATTTTTAAATCATTTATGAAAGCTGCAATTGTTAAGAAGAGGAGTAATTAA
- a CDS encoding A24 family peptidase C-terminal domain-containing protein, translating to MLVTIPFISIIIALVACIYASYTDFKDGIIQNKLTFPLIAIGIILNGIYVFTTTNILMFIECVIVTGIIFILGYVFWKMGAWAGGDVKLFTGLAALIPFYAIPFYPTLVSYQILGLQFPLVGTYPFPFTLIVNSILAILPFLLIYVIYIAVKTKPYLIGELLSPIKEYKKNIVLTMVVISAVTITFTLTKQLDIQIILVSLILISLLSLIISKIPNTIKAVLLSLVTVYALITNLYVTLTGIVIIFISIVLIEIIKKLLTSVSKEALQDDYNIEDLKEGMISTYNIYEKDNEIVIGDKSFTTRIKEAINTGDLSLINPPRGKVIISSMAAGLTQEDINLLKELNIKNKISNTLKIKKGVPFAPSILIGLIISLFLGDLAFILGKILAAIIY from the coding sequence ATGTTAGTTACCATACCATTTATTAGTATAATTATAGCTCTTGTTGCGTGTATCTACGCAAGTTACACAGATTTTAAAGATGGAATCATACAAAACAAACTCACATTCCCATTAATAGCCATTGGAATCATTTTAAATGGTATCTATGTTTTTACTACCACCAATATATTGATGTTTATTGAATGTGTGATAGTTACAGGAATAATATTTATTTTGGGATATGTTTTCTGGAAGATGGGTGCTTGGGCAGGAGGGGATGTTAAACTGTTTACTGGTCTTGCAGCTTTAATCCCATTTTATGCCATACCATTTTATCCAACTTTGGTAAGTTACCAGATATTGGGTTTGCAGTTTCCATTGGTTGGAACCTATCCTTTCCCATTCACACTCATAGTCAACAGTATACTTGCAATTCTACCGTTCCTTCTAATATATGTGATTTATATAGCTGTTAAAACTAAACCTTACTTAATTGGAGAACTATTATCTCCAATAAAGGAATATAAAAAGAATATTGTACTAACTATGGTTGTAATATCCGCTGTTACAATTACGTTCACTCTGACTAAACAGTTAGATATTCAGATTATTTTGGTATCATTAATTTTAATATCTTTACTTTCATTAATTATATCCAAAATCCCAAACACTATTAAAGCAGTTTTACTATCCCTTGTAACTGTTTATGCATTAATAACCAATTTATATGTCACATTAACTGGAATTGTAATTATTTTCATTTCCATAGTTCTAATTGAGATAATTAAAAAATTACTAACCTCTGTAAGTAAGGAAGCTCTTCAGGATGATTACAACATAGAAGATCTGAAAGAAGGAATGATATCAACCTACAATATCTATGAAAAGGATAATGAGATTGTTATTGGGGACAAAAGTTTTACAACCAGAATAAAAGAAGCAATAAATACTGGTGATCTTTCGCTTATTAATCCACCACGTGGTAAGGTGATTATAAGCTCAATGGCAGCAGGTCTTACACAAGAGGATATAAATCTCTTGAAAGAACTGAATATCAAAAATAAAATTTCAAATACTCTTAAGATTAAGAAAGGAGTACCATTTGCCCCATCAATATTAATAGGACTCATAATATCACTGTTCCTAGGAGATCTTGCATTTATTCTTGGAAAAATTTTAGCAGCAATAATATACTGA
- a CDS encoding DUF2101 family protein encodes MSLFNKIGYYIIKLFSITGMLILSIPKIPGKLRNINSNDIKDKIDTDNLKDNISRIRDDIELDEKISRITSYEKRSEIFKRSEKKDSDSDTIMIGNVFSSEEKERTILTLQVLSAIFVVISILSIFNFISIYIYLPLSVVIILYILYLLYYRVKLMYRADFNAYRDFFLMYVAVGIFLVLINTNSNLVMAFSFQMLPSLTVLIFAVIAVLAVFLIFRLRYYRNFTFGTVIEGGKNTAYVKVEYDIRSNVKPDIYIVENTVGAVEGDYVKLQLEEKFMSMNGNKPVSIIESVNLYKNFSDPKKPLNH; translated from the coding sequence ATGAGTTTATTTAACAAGATTGGCTATTATATTATCAAATTATTTTCTATAACTGGAATGCTAATTTTATCAATACCCAAAATACCTGGAAAACTTCGAAACATTAATTCCAACGACATAAAAGATAAAATAGACACAGATAATCTGAAAGATAATATATCACGTATTAGGGATGATATTGAACTGGATGAAAAAATATCGCGTATAACCAGTTATGAAAAACGATCTGAAATTTTTAAAAGATCCGAAAAGAAAGATTCTGATTCTGATACTATAATGATAGGAAATGTTTTCTCCTCTGAAGAGAAGGAAAGAACAATTCTTACACTTCAAGTTTTGTCGGCAATATTTGTTGTTATTTCCATTTTGAGCATATTTAATTTCATAAGCATTTACATTTATCTTCCTTTAAGTGTGGTCATAATTCTATATATTCTATATTTACTGTACTACAGAGTAAAGTTGATGTATCGTGCTGATTTCAATGCTTATCGTGACTTTTTTTTAATGTACGTTGCAGTTGGAATATTTCTAGTGCTTATTAATACCAACTCAAACTTAGTAATGGCATTTTCATTCCAGATGCTACCCTCACTTACAGTACTGATCTTTGCTGTTATAGCAGTTTTAGCTGTATTCCTTATATTCCGCCTTAGATATTATAGAAATTTCACATTTGGAACGGTTATAGAAGGTGGAAAGAATACGGCATATGTTAAGGTTGAATATGATATTAGATCAAATGTTAAACCCGATATTTACATAGTTGAAAACACTGTTGGTGCAGTGGAAGGAGATTATGTTAAGCTCCAGCTTGAAGAAAAATTTATGAGTATGAACGGTAACAAACCTGTCTCTATAATCGAAAGTGTAAATCTTTATAAAAATTTTTCAGATCCAAAAAAACCCTTGAATCACTAA
- a CDS encoding 4-phosphopantoate--beta-alanine ligase, producing MIHKDHPRYESLKLRALVVDAYKRGILADSGMIAHGRGEAFDYLLGEKTSSNAKKAVHAAAAALILAENPVISVNGNTTALVPGEIVKLAKEIPSKIEINLFYRTPERICAIEKVFKDASAENILGTDHEEKASINGLEGPRSSSSKEGIYIADVVLVPLEDGDRAEALVKLGKLLITIDLNPLSRTAKTASITIVDNIVRAIPNLIEAVQGLKDADPSTLHQIVESFNNNENIQESLAKISKKYTGVEQ from the coding sequence ATGATACACAAGGATCATCCGAGATATGAATCATTGAAATTAAGGGCCCTGGTTGTTGATGCCTATAAAAGGGGAATACTTGCTGACTCCGGAATGATAGCACATGGGCGAGGGGAAGCATTTGATTATCTCCTGGGTGAAAAAACATCCAGTAATGCTAAAAAAGCAGTGCATGCAGCGGCAGCAGCACTTATTCTTGCTGAAAATCCTGTTATAAGTGTTAATGGTAACACTACTGCTCTGGTACCTGGAGAGATTGTTAAGCTTGCAAAGGAAATACCCTCAAAAATTGAGATCAACCTATTTTACAGAACACCCGAAAGAATTTGTGCCATAGAGAAGGTTTTTAAGGATGCTAGTGCTGAAAATATTTTAGGCACTGATCACGAAGAAAAGGCATCCATTAATGGTCTTGAAGGCCCTAGATCAAGTTCTAGTAAGGAGGGAATTTACATTGCAGATGTTGTTCTTGTACCACTTGAGGATGGTGATAGGGCTGAAGCACTTGTGAAACTTGGAAAACTCCTAATTACTATCGACCTTAATCCACTTTCAAGGACTGCTAAAACTGCAAGTATAACAATTGTAGATAATATAGTGAGGGCAATACCTAATTTAATAGAAGCAGTTCAGGGACTCAAGGATGCTGATCCTTCAACCCTACATCAAATAGTAGAAAGCTTCAACAACAACGAAAATATACAGGAATCACTAGCAAAAATTTCAAAAAAGTACACCGGTGTAGAACAATGA
- a CDS encoding AAA family ATPase — protein sequence MKVIGVTGLPGSGKGVVSRVAKKLGIPIICMGDVIRDEAKRRGEKTGDVAVELRKEYGEFVVAERCVETINKYFNPKDSYKNKIMAKSKIFMIEGIRSQYEVEIFKKNFKNFKVIAVHSTPKTRFKRLKRRKRPDDSKEKSEFLLRDKRELSFGIGNVIATADYMIINEGPIKKIKGIVRSILENEMQNDSKGKGKSNRRSG from the coding sequence ATGAAGGTTATTGGAGTAACAGGACTTCCAGGATCTGGAAAAGGTGTTGTTTCACGTGTGGCCAAAAAATTGGGTATACCCATTATTTGTATGGGTGATGTTATAAGGGATGAAGCCAAAAGAAGAGGCGAAAAAACTGGAGATGTGGCTGTTGAACTTCGTAAAGAATACGGAGAATTTGTAGTTGCTGAACGTTGTGTTGAAACTATAAATAAATATTTTAACCCCAAAGACAGTTACAAAAATAAAATCATGGCTAAATCCAAGATATTTATGATAGAGGGTATTAGAAGCCAGTATGAAGTTGAGATATTCAAAAAAAATTTTAAGAACTTCAAGGTTATAGCAGTTCATTCAACTCCCAAAACCAGATTTAAACGTTTGAAAAGAAGAAAACGTCCTGATGATTCAAAGGAAAAATCTGAATTTTTGCTTAGAGATAAAAGGGAACTCAGCTTTGGAATAGGTAATGTAATTGCAACAGCAGATTATATGATTATTAATGAAGGTCCAATAAAGAAAATTAAAGGTATAGTAAGGAGTATACTTGAAAATGAAATGCAAAATGACAGCAAAGGCAAGGGTAAATCCAACAGAAGATCTGGATAA
- a CDS encoding RNA-binding domain-containing protein has protein sequence MKCKMTAKARVNPTEDLDKVITAISNIFKFDELEIGEGYVVVTGENDSLIPLRDSLKERKIRDTTERMFINGAETGKITFSLSKQAAFVSIPNIVDRKMSALGEIDVTIETDNETAFIEWMTKK, from the coding sequence ATGAAATGCAAAATGACAGCAAAGGCAAGGGTAAATCCAACAGAAGATCTGGATAAGGTTATAACAGCCATTTCAAACATATTTAAATTTGATGAACTTGAAATTGGGGAGGGTTATGTTGTTGTTACAGGAGAAAATGATTCTCTTATACCACTAAGAGATTCTCTGAAAGAAAGGAAAATACGGGACACAACAGAGAGAATGTTTATAAATGGGGCTGAAACAGGTAAAATAACCTTTTCATTGAGTAAACAAGCAGCTTTTGTTTCAATTCCCAACATAGTTGATAGGAAAATGTCAGCGCTGGGCGAAATAGATGTAACCATTGAAACAGACAATGAAACAGCTTTCATTGAGTGGATGACTAAAAAATAA